A window of Vogesella indigofera genomic DNA:
CGGCCGCGCCTTCACTGCGCAACTGGCTGGCCACGGTACGACGCTCGGAATTCATCCGCTCAAAAACCGAAGCACTGATTTTATCCGGAAAGTCGACTCTTTTTAAGCGCACATCCAGAATTTCCATACCAATTTTTTGCGCATCGAGGTTGGCCTTCTTGCGAACATCCTCCATGACTTGGTCGCGCTGGCCAGATACGACATCGGCAACACTCTTCTGGCCGAATTCGGCGCGCAGGCCGTCGTTAATGGTTTGCTTCAGACGAGCCACCGCTGCCAGCTCGTTGCCGCCCACGCTCTTGTAGAACTGCTCGACATCACGCACGCGCCACTTGACGAAGCTGTCCACCAGCACGTTTTTCTTTTCGCGGGTGTTGAACAGCTCCGGCTCTTCCGGGTCGATCGTCTGGATGCGGCGATCGTAGTAACGCACGTTCTGCAACACCGGCACCTTGAACTGGATGCCGGGCTGCTCGATGACCCGCACCACCTCGCCAAACTGGAACACCATCGCGAACTGGCGCTGGTCTACGGTAAACAGCGACGATGAGGCAATCAGCAACAGAACTGCCACACCGATCAAAGAAGGAAGAAGTCGTTCCATGGGGGCTCCTGTTATTAGTTACGCCCGCGAGTCACATCGCGGCTGGTGGAACCGGACGAAGACGGCGCGACGGGGGCCACCACCGGCGGCACCTCGGCAGGCTGTGCGGCGCTGCCGGACGGGAGCGACGGCGCAGCGACACTGGACTGCTGGATCAGCTTGTCCAGTGGCAGGTACAGCAGGTTGTTGCCACCCTTCTGGTCAACCAGCACCTTGGTGGTATTGCTCATCACCTGCTGCATCATGTCGAAGTACAGGCGGTCGCGCATCACCTTCGGCGCCTTGGCGTATTCCGACAGCACGCTGTTGAAACGTGCGGCATCACCCTCGGCGGTGGCCACCACGTTCTGGCGATAGCCTTCGGCCTCTTCCAACAGGCGCGCGGCCATACCCTTGGCCTTCGGCACCACATCATTGGCGTAAGCGACACCGTCGTTACGCAGTTTTTCCTTATCCTGGCCAGCCTTTACCGCGTCATCGAACGCTGCCAGCACCGGCTCCGGCGGTTGCACGCCGTTGATGTTGACCTTGGCTACCCGCACGCCCAGCTTGTAGCGATCCAGAATCGACTGAATGATCCGCTGGGTATCGGCCGCGATCTGGGCACGACCCTCGTTGAGCACGAAATCAACCTTGTTGCGGCCGACCACTTCGCGAATCGCCGTTTCCGTCGCCTGCTTCACCACGTCGCGGGCATCCGCCTCGGTGGCCAGGTTGTTGAACAGGAAGTCACGCGCGTCCTTGACGTCGTACTGCACCGACAGCTGCACATCGATGATGTTCTGGTCTTCGGTGAGCATCAGCGACTCTTCATTGATGCGGTTCTTGGCACTGCCACGGTAACCGACCTCGATGCTGCGCACCTCGGTCAGGTTGACGATTTCCACCGTTTCGAACGGATACGGTGCGCGCCATTGCAGGCCGGAGTCGGTCGTGCGGTTGAAGCTGCCCATGCGCAGCACCACACCCTGCTCGCGGGCATCGACGATGTAGAAACCGCTCAGCAACCACAGGCCGGCCAGTGCCGCCAGCACGCCGGCAGCGCCAAAGCGCATGCCGCGTGGCGACTCGCCACTGCCGCCGCCATTACCAACCGGCGGCTCTTCATCCGGACCACGGTTACCCAGCAGGCGCGACAGGCGCTGGTTCAGCTTGCGGAAAATTTCGTCCAGATCCGGCGGGCCATCGTTCGGACGTTTACCACCCCAGTTAGGATCATTCTGTGCCATAGCGGTCTCGATCTTCTATGTTATGGTCATTATTAAAGCCGTGCAGCCGTTCGGCAATCGCCTGCCGCAAGAGTTCCAGCCCTTCGCCGGCCAGCGCCGAAACGCGGACCGCGACCGGCTCGCCATGTTCGCCGCGTTCGATCTGCGGTGGCAAGCCACGCAAGTCGGTCTTGTTCCACACCAGTAACTGGGGCGTACTGCTGGCACCGATCTCGGCCAGTACCTTGTCCACCTCCTCGATCTGGCGATCCTTGTCCGGCGACGCCGAGTCGACCACATGCAGCAGCATGTCGGCCTGGATCGTTTCCTCCAGCGTGGCACGGAACGCCGCCACCAGCGAGTGTGGCAGGTCGCGGATGAAGCCCACGGTATCGGACAGCACGATGGACAGCTCCGGGCTGAGATACAGCTTGCGACTGGTGGTATCCAGTGTCGCAAACAGCTGATCCGCAGCATAGGCCTGCGCCTTGGTCATCGCATTGAACAAGGTGGACTTGCCTGCATTGGTATAGCCGACAATCGATACCGACTGCAATCCGGAGCGCTCGCGGCTACGGCGCTGCGTCTTGCGCTGGCGGGCAACCGCAGCCAGACGATCCTTCAGCATCTTCACGCGCAAGCCGAGCAGGCGGCGGTCGGTTTCCAGCTGGGTCTCGCCCGGCCCGCGCAGGCCTATGCCCCCCTTTTGCCGCTCGAGGTGGGTCCAGCCGCGCACGAGACGGGTCGACAGGTGGGACAACTGCGCCAGTTCGACCTGCAGTTTGCCTTCGTGACTGCGGGCGCGCTGGGCAAAGATATCCAGAATCAGGGTGACACGATCGACGACGCGACACTGCAGCACGCGCTCCAGATTGCGTTCCTGCCCGGGCCCCAGAGCGTGATTGAAGATCACCACGTTGGCCGCCACCGCTTTGACCAGGGCGGCGATCTCCTCGACCTTGCCTTTGCCGGCGAACAGCGCGGCATCGGGACGCTGGCGTTTGCCATGGATGGTACCGGCCACGGTGACACCGGCACTGCGCACCAGGTCAACGCATTCCTGTACACCCTCGTCATAGTCGGGCGCACCAAAGTCGAGACAGACCAGTACGGCGATGTCTCCTAGATCCGGGCGATCAAACACGAAAGATCTTTCTGAGGGGGAAAACCGGTCGGCAATCGCTTGCCGGACCGGCATTCAGGCGGGACAGGCAGTGACTCAAGCGTCGGCAGCGTCGGACTTGGTGCCGTGATTGTCATGCGGGATGTTTACCGGACGCGCTGGCACCACGGTAGAAATGGCATGCTTGTAAACCATCTGGGTTACCGTGTTTTTCAGCAGCACCACATACTGGTCGAACGACTCGATCTGGCCTTGCAACTTGATGCCGTTGACGAGGTAGATGGAAACCGGCACATGCTCCTTACGCAGGATATTAAGGAACGGGTCTTGTAACATTTGCCCTTTAGAGCTCATTTTGTTCTCCGATTTCGTGGAATTGTAATTTCGTTACTAGCAAGCGGCGCTAAGACTCTTTTTAGCATAAAAAAAACCGCCGTACTATTTTCGGCCCTTGTGAACCAGCAAACTCGGCTTGGTGCCTGTTGCTTCCTTCTCAAAGGGGTTGGTATTGGACTTGTATTGTACCCGCAGCGGCGTGCCTTGCAGCTGAAAAGCTTTACGGAACATGTTTTCCAGATAACGGGTGTAGCTGTCCGGAATCTTGCTCAGCGCATTGCCGTGCACCACGATGATCGGCGGGTTCATGCCGCCCTGGTGGGCGTAGCGCAGTTTTGGACGAATCGGACCGGTCCGCGGCGGCAGCTGGCGCTCGACGGCCAATTGCAGAATGCGGGTCAGCTTCGGCGTCTGCAGCTTGGTCATGGCCGCGCGGTAGGCGTCGTCGATCGACTTGAACAGGTCGGCAACCCCCTTGCGCTCCAGCGCCGAGATGTAGTGAAACTTGGCAAAATCAAGGAAACCGAGCTTGCGCGCGATCTCGTGCTTGATGGTTTCCTTCTGGTGATTGTCGAGGTTGTCCCACTTGTTCACCGCGACCACCAGCGCCCGACCGGCCTCCAGCGCAAAACCGGCGATGGTGGCGTCCTGCTCGGAAATGTCGAGCTGCGCGTCCAGCACCAGCACCGCCACGTTGGCGTCTTCGATCGCCTGCATGGTCTTGATCACCGAGAACTTCTCGATCGCCTCGTCCACCTTGCCACGACGGCGCACGCCGGCGGTGTCGATGATGGTGTACTGGCGGCCTTCGCGCTCGAAATCGATGTAGATGCTGTCGCGGGTGGTACCGGCCTGGTCGAAGGCGATCACGCGGTCTTCACCCAGCACCGCATTCACCAGCGTCGATTTGCCGACGTTGGGGCGGCCGATGATGACGAACTTAGGATGGTTGACCTTCGGCTCTTCCTCGGCATCCGGGAAGTGTTCCAGCACCATTTCCATCAGTTCGCGCACGCCGTCACCGTGCGAGGCGGAGATCGACAGCGGTTCGCCCAGCGCCAGTTCGTGGAACTCGGCGGTGGCGACCGCGCTACGCATGCCTTCGGCCTTGTTCACTACCAGATAAACCGGCTGGTTGCTGCGGCGCAGGCGATTGGCGATGATCTTGTCCTGCGGCGTGATGCCGGTACGGCCATCCACCAGGAACACGATGGCGTCGGCCTCGTCCACAGCCTGCAGCGTCTGCTTGGCCATTTCGAACAGGATGCCCTCGTCCACCACCGGCTCGAAGCCGCCGGTATCGATCACCAGGTACGGCTTGCTGCCGACACGGCCGTGGCCGTAATGACGGTCACGGGTAAGACCCGGCTGATCCGCTACCAGCGCATCGCGCGAACGGGTCAGACGGTTGAACAGGGTCGATTTGCCCACATTGGGGCGCCCTACCAGGGCAATAGTCGGTTTCATTCAGCACTGCTTTTAGAGTGTGACCGCCGACAAGGTGCCGTTGGTGTCGAGAACGTAGGCAATATTGCCGAGCACGAGCGGGCGTGCAATGGTTCCTTCCACCTTCAGCTGGCTGCGGCCAACGATTTGTCCATCAACAGGCGAGAGCAAATGTGCATAGCCCTCACCATCTACTGCCAGTAAGTTATTACCCAGCTTTACCGGGGCGGTCACGTTGCGATAACGCAGTGCGTCCTGCTTCCACAGGTTACGGCCGGTATCCGGGTCGAACGCCCAGATCGAGCCGTCATCGGCAGTGGAATACACACCCTTGGCATCCATCGACAGGCCGCGGCTGCTGGCCAGCTCGCGCGCCCACGCCTGCTCGCCGCCACGGGCCTCGAAGCAGCCGATCCGCCCCTGATAGGCCACAGCGCAAACGCGGCGGCCATCAAAAACCGGCTGACTGACCACGTCAGTCACCCGTTCCAGTTCACTGGCGCCCCGCGGCGAAGCAACTACCGCTTCCCACAGCATGCGCCCCTGTTCCAGTGCATACACCGCCAGCTTGCCGGAGGCGGAGCCGACCAGCAGCACGTCGTCACCTTCCACCTTCAGCTGCGGCGTGGTCTGTTTGACGGTCAGCGTCGGCAATGGTTGCCACTCGGTCCACAACTGGCGACCGCTCTGGATGTCAAAAGCACTGATGCGACCGTCGTTGCTGCGCGTCACCACCGCCTTGCCACCGACCTGCGGTGGCTCGGCCAGCACGCTGGTCAGCGTCTGTTCCCACACGATCTTGCCGGTCTCAAGGTTGGCCGCAACCAGCTTGCCTTGGTCGTTGCCGGCAAAAATCAGCTTGTCGGCGATGGCGACGCCGGCGCTGAGCTTCTGCTCGAAGTCGAACCAGCGGCTCTGGCTGCCGTTCAGAACGTTGATGGCGCTGACC
This region includes:
- the hflC gene encoding protease modulator HflC, with the protein product MERLLPSLIGVAVLLLIASSSLFTVDQRQFAMVFQFGEVVRVIEQPGIQFKVPVLQNVRYYDRRIQTIDPEEPELFNTREKKNVLVDSFVKWRVRDVEQFYKSVGGNELAAVARLKQTINDGLRAEFGQKSVADVVSGQRDQVMEDVRKKANLDAQKIGMEILDVRLKRVDFPDKISASVFERMNSERRTVASQLRSEGAAEAERIRADADRQREVLLAEAYRKAQTMKGEGDARAGAIYAQAYGKNPEFYAFWRSMDAYKQTMRNKSDVLVLDPSSEFFKYFKSTKPAAK
- the hflK gene encoding FtsH protease activity modulator HflK; this translates as MAQNDPNWGGKRPNDGPPDLDEIFRKLNQRLSRLLGNRGPDEEPPVGNGGGSGESPRGMRFGAAGVLAALAGLWLLSGFYIVDAREQGVVLRMGSFNRTTDSGLQWRAPYPFETVEIVNLTEVRSIEVGYRGSAKNRINEESLMLTEDQNIIDVQLSVQYDVKDARDFLFNNLATEADARDVVKQATETAIREVVGRNKVDFVLNEGRAQIAADTQRIIQSILDRYKLGVRVAKVNINGVQPPEPVLAAFDDAVKAGQDKEKLRNDGVAYANDVVPKAKGMAARLLEEAEGYRQNVVATAEGDAARFNSVLSEYAKAPKVMRDRLYFDMMQQVMSNTTKVLVDQKGGNNLLYLPLDKLIQQSSVAAPSLPSGSAAQPAEVPPVVAPVAPSSSGSTSRDVTRGRN
- the hflX gene encoding ribosome rescue GTPase HflX, encoding MFDRPDLGDIAVLVCLDFGAPDYDEGVQECVDLVRSAGVTVAGTIHGKRQRPDAALFAGKGKVEEIAALVKAVAANVVIFNHALGPGQERNLERVLQCRVVDRVTLILDIFAQRARSHEGKLQVELAQLSHLSTRLVRGWTHLERQKGGIGLRGPGETQLETDRRLLGLRVKMLKDRLAAVARQRKTQRRSRERSGLQSVSIVGYTNAGKSTLFNAMTKAQAYAADQLFATLDTTSRKLYLSPELSIVLSDTVGFIRDLPHSLVAAFRATLEETIQADMLLHVVDSASPDKDRQIEEVDKVLAEIGASSTPQLLVWNKTDLRGLPPQIERGEHGEPVAVRVSALAGEGLELLRQAIAERLHGFNNDHNIEDRDRYGTE
- the hfq gene encoding RNA chaperone Hfq, producing MSSKGQMLQDPFLNILRKEHVPVSIYLVNGIKLQGQIESFDQYVVLLKNTVTQMVYKHAISTVVPARPVNIPHDNHGTKSDAADA
- the der gene encoding ribosome biogenesis GTPase Der, with the protein product MKPTIALVGRPNVGKSTLFNRLTRSRDALVADQPGLTRDRHYGHGRVGSKPYLVIDTGGFEPVVDEGILFEMAKQTLQAVDEADAIVFLVDGRTGITPQDKIIANRLRRSNQPVYLVVNKAEGMRSAVATAEFHELALGEPLSISASHGDGVRELMEMVLEHFPDAEEEPKVNHPKFVIIGRPNVGKSTLVNAVLGEDRVIAFDQAGTTRDSIYIDFEREGRQYTIIDTAGVRRRGKVDEAIEKFSVIKTMQAIEDANVAVLVLDAQLDISEQDATIAGFALEAGRALVVAVNKWDNLDNHQKETIKHEIARKLGFLDFAKFHYISALERKGVADLFKSIDDAYRAAMTKLQTPKLTRILQLAVERQLPPRTGPIRPKLRYAHQGGMNPPIIVVHGNALSKIPDSYTRYLENMFRKAFQLQGTPLRVQYKSNTNPFEKEATGTKPSLLVHKGRK
- the bamB gene encoding outer membrane protein assembly factor BamB; protein product: MKRRLICAALVLPLLSGCASWFEGSVGFEPTPLQPVAQQGVLKVQWQASVPAAEGGLFTPFYDQGLLWVAGGDGKVSAINVLNGSQSRWFDFEQKLSAGVAIADKLIFAGNDQGKLVAANLETGKIVWEQTLTSVLAEPPQVGGKAVVTRSNDGRISAFDIQSGRQLWTEWQPLPTLTVKQTTPQLKVEGDDVLLVGSASGKLAVYALEQGRMLWEAVVASPRGASELERVTDVVSQPVFDGRRVCAVAYQGRIGCFEARGGEQAWARELASSRGLSMDAKGVYSTADDGSIWAFDPDTGRNLWKQDALRYRNVTAPVKLGNNLLAVDGEGYAHLLSPVDGQIVGRSQLKVEGTIARPLVLGNIAYVLDTNGTLSAVTL